A part of Streptomyces sp. NBC_01210 genomic DNA contains:
- a CDS encoding transcriptional regulator has protein sequence MPEKNIEFGKFGARGIRGSDAVARQLDRLAGHIATPVTAKRGLMARLHYLTTSGRTWQAAKDAGLTVSDRTLKAWLEDKRRPSKANLKRIDAAYRAVRRRNVARHLTARLNREGRGTRVEIHPLDQSGVARPLQRVVAHRTMNVRRWDKIVGSWAAGDHQGLDDAWTADVLPDLGSQWGQYEYVKNIGFAA, from the coding sequence ATGCCGGAGAAGAACATCGAGTTCGGGAAGTTCGGAGCCCGGGGCATCAGGGGCAGCGACGCCGTCGCCCGCCAGCTCGACCGGCTCGCCGGCCACATCGCCACCCCAGTGACCGCCAAGCGGGGCCTGATGGCACGCCTGCACTACCTGACGACTTCGGGCAGGACCTGGCAGGCCGCCAAAGACGCCGGACTGACCGTGAGCGACCGGACGCTGAAGGCATGGCTGGAGGACAAACGCCGTCCGTCGAAGGCCAACCTGAAACGCATCGACGCCGCCTACAGGGCGGTGCGGCGCCGCAACGTCGCCCGCCACCTCACCGCCCGCCTCAACCGCGAGGGCCGAGGCACCCGCGTGGAGATCCACCCCCTCGACCAGTCCGGCGTGGCCCGCCCGCTCCAGCGCGTGGTCGCACACCGGACGATGAACGTGCGCCGCTGGGACAAGATCGTCGGATCCTGGGCGGCCGGCGACCACCAGGGCCTGGACGACGCCTGGACCGCCGATGTCCTGCCCGACCTCGGCTCCCAGTGGGGCCAGTACGAGTACGTCAAAAACATCGGCTTCGCCGCGTAG
- a CDS encoding Helicase associated domain protein, producing MAPTTRIRPDSTAPASARRLKTRLRGRQQCAADACVSSFIEGYRRATVFMATGTGKTLVALHVVQETAPEGVSLVLVPSLRLLEQTAKAWHREGRPGRYLGVCSSDHPADPYLVGVLTMIHTGDELAGQAADTHGPLNVFCTYDSLDKVVEAHHDFHLPRWDVVVADEAHRTAGDYNKPWARVHHDDKLPARHRLYMTATPRILDEKKARAQGISSDTVIASMDDVSIYGPVVYRISLREAIDEGLLADYRIAGVVIRNEDLRGLLNRLPANTWSGEALRAAAAQVALLVAQHRYDLRRTLTFHPCIDAAEVCADTLHETAALMPPAYRTPLQVGTVSSRQTPFERHKNYTAFADTPLNTPTSQQPPRRAVLTNCRCCAEGVDIPAIDSLLFAHPKTSTIDIIQSIGRALRQTPGDGKISTIVIPIYMAPGETLAEAVKKTAFHLIYRVLIDLDVYDEHTFHLVDHFRYPTDPTATPQLAPPPERADEIIPVLDLNDVMAPNRVWEAAFEVATDFHTQHGHLDVPSLYLHGRFHLGWWTGVQRSMRKNGLLLPERIEALDTLGMIWEHPPHSIERKLLIARDYVTHHGHLAPRWAEHHQGLHLGRWLAERRKEATTRRLPHCYQRALNEIYPWWNAKGKAEWKRTYAHAHAAARDNTLIFPGPHQLTGTVPLLTQWLANQIDNLTGLETYQHHLLGDLPIEHPLALLLRHPRSASQRAFARGLQAAYTYRRRHHHLDVPCNYTCEDGPEFGLGRWLAEKRRAPQTLSREQLDALEALDMRWTSRHRHSTT from the coding sequence ATGGCCCCGACGACGCGCATCCGCCCGGACTCGACCGCCCCTGCCTCTGCCCGGCGCCTGAAGACCCGTCTGCGCGGACGCCAGCAGTGCGCCGCGGACGCCTGCGTGAGCAGCTTCATCGAGGGCTACCGCCGCGCCACCGTCTTCATGGCCACCGGCACCGGAAAGACTCTGGTAGCCCTGCACGTCGTCCAGGAAACCGCGCCCGAAGGCGTCTCCCTGGTCCTCGTACCCTCACTGCGACTGCTCGAGCAGACCGCAAAGGCATGGCACCGCGAAGGACGCCCCGGACGCTACCTCGGAGTCTGTTCCTCAGACCACCCGGCAGACCCGTACCTGGTTGGCGTCCTCACCATGATCCATACCGGCGACGAACTGGCCGGGCAGGCAGCCGACACCCACGGACCGCTCAACGTGTTCTGCACCTACGACTCCCTCGACAAGGTCGTCGAAGCCCACCACGACTTCCACCTGCCCCGCTGGGACGTCGTGGTCGCCGACGAAGCACACCGCACCGCCGGTGACTACAACAAACCGTGGGCCCGCGTCCACCACGACGACAAACTCCCCGCCCGCCACCGCCTCTACATGACCGCCACACCCCGCATCCTCGACGAGAAGAAAGCCCGCGCCCAGGGCATCAGCTCCGACACCGTCATCGCCTCCATGGACGACGTGAGCATCTACGGGCCCGTCGTCTACCGCATCTCCCTGAGAGAAGCGATCGACGAAGGACTCCTCGCCGACTACCGCATCGCCGGCGTCGTCATCAGAAACGAAGACCTACGCGGCCTCCTGAACCGGCTCCCCGCAAACACCTGGAGCGGCGAAGCACTGCGTGCCGCAGCCGCCCAAGTCGCCCTGCTGGTCGCACAGCACCGCTACGACCTGCGCCGCACCCTGACCTTCCACCCCTGCATCGACGCGGCGGAAGTCTGCGCCGACACACTCCACGAGACCGCAGCCCTCATGCCCCCGGCCTACCGCACCCCCCTGCAGGTCGGCACCGTCAGCTCCAGACAGACCCCCTTCGAACGCCACAAGAACTACACCGCCTTCGCCGACACCCCCCTCAACACCCCCACCTCACAGCAGCCGCCCCGCCGGGCCGTCCTCACCAACTGCCGCTGCTGCGCCGAAGGCGTCGACATCCCCGCCATCGACTCCCTGCTCTTCGCCCACCCCAAGACCAGCACCATCGACATCATCCAGTCCATCGGACGCGCCCTGCGCCAGACCCCCGGCGACGGCAAGATCTCCACCATCGTCATCCCCATCTACATGGCCCCCGGCGAAACCCTCGCAGAGGCCGTCAAGAAGACCGCCTTCCACCTGATCTACCGGGTCCTCATCGACCTCGACGTCTACGACGAGCACACCTTCCACCTCGTCGACCACTTCCGGTACCCGACCGACCCCACCGCCACCCCTCAGCTCGCCCCGCCCCCGGAACGCGCCGACGAGATCATCCCCGTCCTCGACCTGAACGACGTCATGGCCCCCAACCGCGTATGGGAAGCCGCCTTCGAAGTCGCCACCGACTTCCACACCCAACACGGTCACCTCGATGTCCCCAGCCTCTACCTCCACGGCCGTTTCCACCTCGGCTGGTGGACCGGTGTGCAGCGCTCCATGCGCAAGAACGGCCTGCTCCTGCCTGAACGCATCGAGGCGCTGGACACGCTCGGCATGATCTGGGAACACCCCCCGCACAGCATCGAACGCAAACTCCTCATCGCCCGCGACTACGTCACCCACCACGGACACCTCGCACCCCGGTGGGCCGAACACCACCAAGGCCTACACCTGGGCCGCTGGCTCGCTGAACGCCGAAAAGAAGCCACCACCCGCCGCCTGCCCCACTGCTACCAAAGGGCCCTGAACGAGATCTACCCCTGGTGGAACGCCAAAGGCAAAGCCGAATGGAAACGCACCTACGCCCACGCCCACGCCGCCGCGCGCGACAACACCCTGATCTTCCCCGGCCCGCACCAACTCACCGGCACTGTCCCACTGCTCACCCAGTGGCTGGCCAACCAGATCGACAACCTCACCGGACTCGAGACCTACCAGCACCACCTCCTGGGCGACCTCCCCATCGAGCACCCCCTGGCCCTCCTGCTGCGCCACCCCCGTAGCGCCTCACAACGGGCCTTCGCCCGAGGACTGCAGGCCGCCTACACATACCGCCGCCGTCACCATCACCTGGACGTTCCCTGCAACTACACCTGCGAAGACGGCCCCGAATTCGGCTTGGGGAGGTGGCTCGCCGAGAAACGGCGCGCCCCGCAAACCCTCTCCCGGGAACAACTGGACGCCCTGGAAGCCCTCGACATGCGCTGGACCTCACGCCACCGGCACAGCACAACCTGA
- a CDS encoding DUF6083 domain-containing protein, with product MRSNSASGCHWDGSPRTAPARRPLRVAATSPSRLLRAGQSGRCRHCGNRIDLYPRADGRPIALHPAELATAHVPAPCHWHLSSGIAHPHSDGSAWCRIPHAVLCPQRTPICRISPPLKSVRRQLAVRTRRLIDTGVFTTPTAAPTSAAPDGPDRPVVRMLLGHYLADGPLEAIRCVAQTSHRHRCLRPVLAPDAPPGSWRLLPIGRRLGQLALPEQTAAVYDLSQLPPAEQRRWRVQRCPAHATTRGAADLALAGWQVFDPLLHAKHLRTGLPYPPVHGSGES from the coding sequence ATGCGCTCCAACTCCGCCTCCGGCTGCCACTGGGACGGCAGCCCCCGCACCGCCCCGGCGCGCCGTCCGCTGCGGGTGGCCGCCACCAGCCCCAGCCGCCTGCTGCGCGCCGGTCAGAGCGGCCGCTGCCGCCACTGCGGCAACCGCATCGACCTCTACCCGCGTGCCGACGGGCGGCCCATCGCCTTGCATCCCGCCGAACTGGCCACCGCCCACGTCCCTGCCCCCTGCCACTGGCACCTGAGCTCCGGCATTGCCCACCCGCACAGCGACGGCAGCGCATGGTGCCGCATTCCGCACGCCGTGCTCTGCCCGCAGCGCACGCCCATCTGCCGGATCAGCCCACCCCTCAAGTCGGTACGCCGCCAACTCGCCGTACGAACCCGTCGCCTGATCGACACCGGTGTCTTCACCACTCCCACGGCTGCCCCCACCAGTGCAGCGCCTGACGGCCCCGACCGCCCGGTCGTGCGGATGCTGCTGGGCCACTACCTCGCCGACGGCCCCCTGGAGGCCATCCGCTGCGTAGCCCAGACGAGCCACCGACACCGCTGCCTCCGTCCCGTCCTGGCCCCGGACGCCCCGCCCGGATCGTGGAGGCTGCTGCCTATCGGCCGCCGACTCGGCCAACTCGCCCTGCCCGAGCAGACGGCGGCCGTCTACGACCTCAGCCAGTTGCCCCCTGCCGAACAACGTCGCTGGCGTGTCCAGCGCTGTCCTGCGCACGCCACCACCCGCGGCGCCGCCGACCTGGCCCTGGCCGGATGGCAGGTCTTCGATCCCCTCCTGCACGCCAAGCACCTGCGTACCGGCCTGCCATACCCGCCGGTACACGGCAGTGGAGAGAGTTGA
- a CDS encoding helix-turn-helix domain-containing protein, giving the protein MGLEESLRLTVAALMQATGESQRSVAGALGLTQTQISRRQSGATSWTLRDVDTLAGHYGVAALDLLSGPTRACEALPAGRRRSTRTEAKGAGR; this is encoded by the coding sequence ATGGGACTGGAGGAGTCGTTGCGGCTGACGGTGGCCGCACTGATGCAGGCGACAGGCGAGTCACAGAGGTCGGTGGCCGGGGCGCTCGGACTGACGCAGACGCAGATCTCACGTCGGCAGTCAGGTGCCACTTCATGGACCCTGCGCGACGTCGACACGCTGGCCGGGCACTACGGCGTCGCCGCACTGGATCTGCTGTCCGGGCCGACCAGGGCGTGCGAGGCACTGCCGGCCGGCCGGCGCCGCAGCACCCGGACCGAGGCGAAGGGAGCCGGCCGGTGA
- a CDS encoding DEAD/DEAH box helicase has protein sequence MSSPDEPLAEISAVTASQARPARLSLRPDQQRAVDSAARHLARARTRGHAVSACGTGKTLTALRTAEALDARHLLIAVPSLDLISQWAQTARNDGRREVMMAISSLAAGRHPVLAGAAVHSTNNPEFLATWLARHEHATVFVTLDSLPKIEQTQHTPAPVPTFDLLIVDEAHRTAGSWDKDWTVLHDHTRIRADRRLYLTATPYEWDPPRLTEAPTTHPQPRRTAATAPAWDTPALVASMADVKTFGPRLHTYSHADAIEDGVLADYQLVVPTITDTQLRTVLTTPEAHSGFGPTVRRTTALHLAVLKAMTEHDLHHVIVYFQQVADATDFARQFPHTLRTLAEDQRPVWASDLVVQSINGTHTPGQRHDILTDFATADRAVLTNSQVLGEGIDLPAVDAVVFADRTASVRRIVQALGRALRKPPTQTTKTASLVIPAYIPHGADPTDLLGTPYEALWLVTAALRHHDQTIAARAPRTTAKHRLEQGTRTLLARRFRFDFTLNPDSIAQAMDLIAWPADNAILSAPRRAGLAAATRFHTEHHHLRVPTDYEDAYGYRLGTFIAGQRTARRQGIVTEDWIAELDALGMIWDDHEASWKGHLTTVTAFHTEHGHLAIPLHQPGGQFLVSQRALARNNRLHPDRHAQLATIDPHWTLPYGPDWHRKYHLLRRHIEAGHSPTTLRRDTVIDEVKAGSWLHRQFSTWNQLTPGQRDLLTRLELTPAAAPLTRAQQMSSPAARRPRRSFEQTAQILRVFVERWNRPPGSREWVEVDGERIMIGPWLSKARSKRNASQLTDEQNHLMAEILQADWTFRESG, from the coding sequence ATGTCTTCCCCCGACGAGCCCCTCGCCGAAATCTCGGCTGTCACTGCCTCCCAAGCCCGCCCTGCCCGGCTCTCACTGCGCCCGGACCAACAACGGGCGGTCGACAGCGCGGCACGCCACCTCGCACGCGCGCGGACCCGCGGACACGCGGTCTCGGCCTGCGGCACCGGCAAGACACTCACCGCGCTGCGGACCGCCGAGGCCCTTGATGCCCGGCACCTGCTCATCGCCGTGCCGAGCCTGGACCTCATCTCCCAGTGGGCCCAGACGGCCCGCAACGACGGACGCCGGGAAGTGATGATGGCCATCTCGTCCCTGGCCGCGGGCAGGCACCCCGTCCTGGCCGGAGCCGCTGTCCACAGCACCAACAACCCGGAGTTCCTGGCGACTTGGCTGGCCCGGCACGAGCACGCCACCGTCTTCGTCACGCTCGACTCCCTCCCGAAGATCGAACAGACCCAGCACACCCCCGCTCCTGTGCCAACCTTCGACCTGCTGATCGTGGATGAGGCGCACCGCACCGCAGGAAGCTGGGACAAGGACTGGACCGTCCTGCATGACCACACCCGCATCCGGGCCGACCGCCGGCTCTACCTGACCGCCACCCCCTACGAATGGGACCCGCCCCGCCTAACCGAAGCACCCACCACCCACCCCCAGCCCAGACGTACCGCCGCGACCGCCCCCGCCTGGGACACCCCGGCCCTCGTCGCCTCCATGGCAGATGTCAAAACCTTCGGCCCCCGCCTGCACACCTACAGCCACGCGGACGCCATCGAAGACGGAGTTCTCGCCGACTACCAACTGGTCGTCCCCACGATCACCGACACCCAGCTGCGCACCGTACTGACCACCCCCGAGGCGCACTCCGGCTTTGGCCCGACCGTGCGCCGCACCACCGCGCTGCACCTGGCCGTCCTCAAAGCGATGACCGAACACGACCTCCACCACGTGATCGTGTACTTCCAACAGGTCGCCGACGCCACCGACTTCGCCCGCCAGTTCCCCCACACCCTGCGCACCCTCGCCGAGGACCAACGCCCCGTCTGGGCGAGCGACCTGGTGGTCCAGTCGATCAACGGCACCCACACCCCCGGCCAGCGCCACGACATCCTCACCGACTTCGCCACCGCCGACCGCGCCGTGCTGACCAACTCCCAAGTGCTGGGGGAGGGGATCGACCTGCCGGCCGTCGACGCGGTCGTCTTCGCCGACCGCACTGCCAGCGTCCGCCGCATCGTCCAGGCGCTGGGCCGCGCCCTGCGCAAACCCCCCACCCAGACCACGAAGACCGCCAGCCTCGTCATCCCCGCCTACATCCCCCACGGCGCCGATCCCACCGACCTCCTCGGCACACCCTACGAGGCCCTCTGGCTCGTCACCGCCGCCCTGCGCCACCACGACCAGACCATCGCCGCCCGGGCCCCCCGCACCACCGCCAAACACCGCCTCGAGCAGGGCACCCGCACCCTCCTGGCCCGCCGCTTCCGCTTCGACTTCACCCTCAACCCCGACAGCATCGCCCAGGCCATGGACCTGATCGCCTGGCCCGCCGACAACGCAATCCTCTCCGCCCCACGCAGGGCAGGCCTGGCGGCCGCGACCCGCTTCCACACCGAACACCACCACCTACGCGTCCCCACCGACTACGAAGACGCCTACGGCTACCGACTCGGCACCTTCATCGCCGGCCAGCGCACCGCCCGCAGACAAGGCATTGTCACCGAGGACTGGATTGCCGAACTCGACGCGCTCGGCATGATCTGGGACGACCACGAAGCCTCCTGGAAGGGCCACCTCACCACCGTCACCGCCTTCCACACCGAGCACGGCCACCTCGCCATCCCCCTCCACCAACCCGGCGGCCAATTCCTCGTCAGCCAACGAGCCCTCGCCCGCAACAATCGCCTCCACCCCGACCGCCACGCCCAGCTCGCCACCATCGACCCCCACTGGACCCTCCCGTACGGCCCTGACTGGCACCGCAAATACCACCTCCTACGACGCCACATCGAAGCCGGCCACAGCCCGACCACGCTGCGCCGCGACACGGTGATCGACGAGGTAAAGGCGGGAAGCTGGCTGCACCGCCAGTTCTCCACCTGGAACCAGCTCACCCCCGGACAACGCGACCTCCTTACTCGCCTGGAACTGACCCCGGCCGCCGCTCCCCTGACACGTGCACAGCAGATGAGCTCACCCGCAGCAAGGCGGCCCCGTCGTTCCTTCGAGCAGACCGCACAGATCCTCCGGGTCTTCGTCGAGCGCTGGAACCGACCGCCCGGCTCCCGGGAATGGGTCGAGGTCGACGGAGAACGGATCATGATCGGACCGTGGCTCAGCAAGGCACGTTCCAAGCGGAATGCCAGTCAACTCACCGACGAGCAGAACCACTTGATGGCGGAGATCCTCCAGGCAGACTGGACTTTTCGCGAGTCCGGTTAA
- a CDS encoding helix-turn-helix transcriptional regulator, protein MTILPPDPDRDALRVTLARLRNARGWTFDELAGRSGLARRTLIDLEHGRAVGTVTTWHALAHAFDVPIEQLLGPLCDDHTPPGPKGA, encoded by the coding sequence GTGACGATCTTGCCGCCCGACCCGGACCGCGACGCCCTGCGTGTGACGCTGGCGCGGCTGAGGAACGCGCGCGGGTGGACCTTTGATGAACTTGCCGGCCGCAGCGGCCTGGCCCGGCGCACGCTGATCGACCTCGAACACGGCCGAGCCGTCGGCACCGTCACCACCTGGCACGCCCTCGCGCACGCCTTCGATGTCCCCATCGAGCAGCTGCTCGGCCCGCTCTGCGACGACCACACCCCACCCGGGCCCAAGGGCGCCTGA
- a CDS encoding UvrD-helicase domain-containing protein — MNPTDEQTAAADAFHAGQHLALQAGAGTGKTTTLALLARTTKRRGRYLAYNRAIAQDARTRFPDTVQCKTAHALAYAAVGHRYTCRLNAPRRPAWQTGQALGITKPVRIGERDLSQKTLSNATLRTVAGFCHTADETITRHHVPRLRGLEDKDLHTQLAAHIVPFAEKAWADLQHPDDGAVRFDHDHYLKIWALSQPKINTDFLLLDEAQDTNPVVEQIFLDQRGHAQLVMVGDSAQAIYQWRGAKDIMTGFDGTQLALSQSFRFGPHLAQEANRWLAIAQAPIRLTGTPEVPTELGHLVRPDAVLCRTNVGAMAHVMDLLAAGHRVGLAGGGDSLRALALAARDLKEGRRTSHPELVLFPSWGELQDYAAHDPAGRDLQPLVDLVDTHGTDAILAALAHLTPEQQAEVTVSTAHKAKGREWPCVKIADDFTPPKDTDEHDDTGRPVPGPISDSEARLAYVAVTRTRRCLDLGGLSWIHEHPDGTPPS; from the coding sequence ATGAACCCGACCGACGAACAGACGGCCGCGGCCGACGCCTTCCACGCCGGCCAGCACCTCGCCCTGCAGGCCGGCGCGGGTACCGGCAAGACCACCACCCTGGCCCTGCTCGCCCGCACCACCAAACGCCGCGGCCGCTACCTCGCCTACAACCGGGCCATCGCCCAGGACGCACGCACCCGCTTCCCCGACACCGTGCAGTGCAAGACCGCCCATGCCCTGGCCTACGCGGCCGTCGGCCACCGCTACACCTGTCGCCTGAACGCACCCCGCCGCCCGGCCTGGCAGACCGGGCAGGCCCTCGGCATCACCAAGCCGGTCCGCATCGGCGAACGCGACCTCTCACAAAAGACTCTCTCCAACGCCACGCTGCGCACCGTGGCCGGCTTCTGCCACACCGCTGATGAGACGATCACCCGCCATCACGTCCCCCGCCTGCGCGGTCTGGAGGACAAGGACCTGCACACCCAACTCGCTGCCCACATCGTGCCGTTCGCCGAGAAGGCATGGGCCGACCTGCAGCACCCCGACGACGGGGCCGTGCGCTTCGACCACGACCACTACCTGAAGATCTGGGCCCTCAGCCAGCCGAAGATCAACACAGACTTCTTGCTACTGGACGAGGCCCAGGACACCAACCCCGTCGTCGAGCAGATCTTCCTCGACCAGCGCGGCCACGCCCAACTGGTCATGGTCGGCGACTCCGCCCAGGCCATCTACCAATGGCGCGGCGCCAAAGACATCATGACCGGCTTCGACGGCACCCAGCTCGCCCTGTCGCAGTCCTTCCGCTTCGGCCCCCACCTGGCCCAGGAGGCCAACCGCTGGCTGGCCATCGCGCAGGCACCGATCCGCCTGACCGGCACCCCCGAGGTGCCCACCGAACTCGGGCACCTCGTCCGGCCCGACGCCGTGCTGTGCCGCACCAACGTCGGCGCCATGGCCCACGTCATGGACCTGCTGGCCGCCGGACACCGGGTGGGGCTGGCCGGGGGAGGGGACAGCCTGCGCGCCCTGGCCCTGGCCGCCCGCGACCTCAAGGAGGGCCGCCGCACCTCCCACCCCGAACTGGTGCTGTTCCCCTCCTGGGGCGAACTGCAGGACTACGCCGCCCACGACCCGGCCGGACGCGACCTGCAGCCGCTGGTCGATCTCGTCGACACCCACGGCACCGACGCCATCCTGGCCGCCCTCGCTCACCTCACGCCGGAGCAACAGGCCGAGGTGACCGTGTCGACGGCCCACAAGGCCAAAGGCCGTGAATGGCCCTGCGTGAAGATCGCCGACGACTTCACCCCTCCGAAGGACACCGATGAGCACGACGACACCGGCCGCCCTGTACCCGGACCGATCAGCGACAGCGAAGCACGTCTCGCCTATGTCGCCGTCACCCGCACCCGCCGCTGCCTCGACCTCGGCGGCCTCTCCTGGATCCACGAGCACCCCGACGGCACCCCGCCAAGCTAG
- a CDS encoding helix-turn-helix domain-containing protein, whose protein sequence is MSDYDAIDSLLASIGPQAELPAPELRRGLRERAGLSKAQVARALGVSPSTVGGWESGRDPAGDTRAKYAYLLEGLSTKLNTDTETTAMPTEEQPVASGAAAVAVTSTSSPEVGQDEDEVELLAVPEPCVLCGRPAEQRVAGFAQHLDPSDCQATPAETPKHPPTAPCPADGKGAAPRGRAFQEPSGPADLIPEAVHAALAEHQGDVEAVSTALLKRAIPDAMRLLDETRKGARYDVIAHPWIPDILKKQTSKGADQIWEARPKWTRPELPPGKHEVTALDINGAYLSALKTHLPLGQLEHSTGFAHDRRRAGVHLITPPAWEHDAVLPNPIGQRDEPGPLWVTEPTLRLLLRLSGPKHGLCEPPEIHESYTSGATENLLEKFRIALKDARDTAIADGDELTLEYVKAMYSKFVSTMGESNYNRELYRPDWMHIIRSQAFANLWMKALKAHDGGLAVVRAMGTDELHVIGDWRRVFPEGRSVTEVKVKDTYTAGTGTDAGTGQEQ, encoded by the coding sequence GTGAGCGACTACGACGCGATCGATTCGCTGCTCGCCTCCATCGGCCCGCAGGCCGAACTCCCGGCCCCCGAGCTCCGCCGCGGCCTGCGGGAGCGGGCAGGGCTGTCCAAAGCGCAGGTTGCCCGTGCGCTGGGGGTGAGCCCGTCCACGGTCGGCGGCTGGGAGAGTGGCCGGGACCCGGCCGGCGACACCCGCGCCAAGTACGCGTACCTACTGGAAGGGCTGAGCACCAAGCTCAACACCGATACCGAGACCACGGCGATGCCGACTGAGGAGCAGCCCGTGGCGTCAGGCGCTGCTGCGGTGGCCGTCACCTCTACGTCTTCGCCGGAAGTCGGCCAGGACGAGGACGAGGTGGAGCTGCTCGCCGTGCCCGAGCCGTGTGTGCTCTGCGGCCGTCCCGCCGAACAACGCGTGGCGGGGTTCGCTCAGCACCTGGACCCCTCCGACTGCCAGGCGACCCCCGCCGAAACCCCGAAGCATCCGCCCACCGCGCCCTGCCCGGCCGACGGGAAAGGTGCGGCCCCGCGCGGGCGGGCGTTCCAGGAGCCGTCCGGGCCGGCCGACTTGATCCCCGAAGCGGTGCACGCCGCGCTCGCCGAGCACCAGGGCGATGTCGAAGCCGTGAGCACCGCGTTGCTGAAGCGGGCCATCCCGGACGCGATGCGTCTGCTGGACGAGACCCGCAAGGGCGCCCGTTACGACGTGATCGCCCACCCCTGGATCCCCGACATCCTCAAGAAGCAGACCTCCAAGGGCGCCGACCAGATCTGGGAGGCCCGCCCCAAGTGGACGCGGCCCGAACTGCCGCCCGGGAAGCACGAGGTCACCGCGCTCGACATCAACGGCGCCTATTTGAGCGCACTCAAGACCCACCTCCCGCTCGGCCAGCTGGAACACTCCACGGGCTTCGCACACGACCGGCGCCGCGCCGGAGTCCACCTGATCACCCCGCCCGCCTGGGAGCACGACGCGGTGCTGCCCAACCCGATCGGCCAGCGCGACGAACCAGGACCCCTGTGGGTCACCGAACCGACCCTGCGCCTGCTGCTGCGCCTGTCCGGTCCGAAGCATGGCCTGTGTGAGCCGCCCGAGATCCACGAGTCGTACACCTCGGGCGCCACCGAGAACCTCCTGGAGAAGTTCCGGATCGCCCTCAAGGACGCCCGCGACACCGCGATCGCAGACGGCGACGAGCTGACGCTGGAGTACGTGAAGGCGATGTACTCCAAGTTCGTGTCCACGATGGGGGAGTCGAACTACAACCGGGAGCTCTACCGCCCGGACTGGATGCACATCATCCGCTCCCAGGCCTTCGCCAACCTCTGGATGAAGGCGCTCAAGGCCCACGACGGGGGACTGGCTGTCGTACGGGCGATGGGCACCGACGAACTCCACGTCATCGGAGACTGGCGCCGTGTCTTCCCCGAAGGCCGCTCGGTTACCGAGGTCAAGGTCAAGGACACATACACCGCAGGAACCGGCACCGACGCCGGCACGGGGCAGGAGCAGTAA
- a CDS encoding TniQ family protein yields the protein MLNDPGLYGPRRALPLRVGPVAGESTGSFVNRLAHANGLSLADFLDRVGQGDASVDPPRVEKYPQCTEMYVNEAGLLYLSVLADRSPGLLQQDLPSLGAERLLAGEKEEAAEWKWPWEPLAGHLVRHCALCGDELGVGEPVWLMSPDSWQVCLRHGYWSDDSRGRGPDFVQLAELPETLTAHRVRQQLAARWGPAGEELFADAFQVAVYWWTRMPDTVCWVQRAWTAGLGAREMRAAPLVIYPEAAQLAGAMLDFERAGQRDAAGRARWLADVEQLMVRWGVDLAEGRQALLVWLGRHRMGVPAASRPADQCRLMLASGHDRIASRTGSVRQRSCLTWQLGMTAADM from the coding sequence GTGCTGAACGATCCCGGCCTGTACGGGCCTCGCAGGGCGCTGCCGCTGCGCGTGGGGCCGGTGGCGGGTGAGTCGACAGGGTCGTTCGTGAACCGGCTCGCACACGCCAACGGTCTGAGCCTGGCTGATTTTCTCGACCGGGTCGGACAGGGCGACGCATCCGTGGACCCGCCGCGGGTGGAGAAGTACCCGCAGTGCACCGAGATGTACGTGAACGAGGCGGGGCTGCTCTATCTGTCTGTCCTGGCTGACCGGTCGCCTGGTCTTCTGCAGCAGGATCTGCCCAGTCTGGGCGCAGAGCGGCTGCTGGCGGGCGAGAAGGAGGAAGCGGCGGAGTGGAAGTGGCCCTGGGAGCCGCTGGCGGGGCATCTCGTGCGGCACTGCGCGCTGTGCGGTGATGAGCTAGGTGTCGGCGAGCCGGTGTGGCTGATGTCGCCGGACAGTTGGCAGGTGTGCCTGCGGCACGGTTACTGGTCGGACGACTCCCGCGGCCGTGGTCCGGACTTCGTTCAGCTGGCCGAACTGCCCGAGACGCTGACGGCGCACCGCGTGCGGCAGCAGTTGGCCGCACGCTGGGGGCCGGCCGGTGAGGAGTTGTTCGCCGATGCCTTCCAGGTCGCGGTGTACTGGTGGACGCGGATGCCGGACACCGTGTGCTGGGTGCAGCGGGCCTGGACGGCTGGGCTGGGCGCGCGGGAGATGCGGGCGGCCCCGCTGGTGATCTACCCGGAGGCGGCGCAGCTCGCAGGCGCCATGCTGGACTTCGAACGGGCGGGGCAGCGGGATGCGGCGGGCCGGGCCCGGTGGCTCGCGGACGTGGAGCAGTTGATGGTCCGGTGGGGGGTGGACCTGGCTGAAGGGCGTCAGGCGCTGCTGGTATGGCTGGGGCGCCACCGTATGGGAGTGCCCGCTGCGTCCCGTCCGGCCGACCAGTGTCGCCTGATGCTGGCGTCGGGGCACGACCGGATCGCGTCCCGGACCGGTTCGGTGCGCCAGCGCTCGTGCCTGACCTGGCAGTTGGGCATGACGGCTGCCGACATGTAG